The following are encoded in a window of Mycobacterium decipiens genomic DNA:
- a CDS encoding heterodisulfide reductase-related iron-sulfur binding cluster, protein MTTQTLIRLVLGLGMTAVVAAFALRRVFWLYKLTMSGQPASGRTDQLGSRIWTQIAEVFGQRRLLKWSLPGLAHFFTMWGFFILLTVYMEAYGVLFQPNFHLPIIGRWDGLGFLQDFFALAVLTGIVTFAIIRMRSEPKEYGRQSRFYGSHTGGAWLILFMIFNVIWTYAIFRGASANALGDEFPYGKGAFFSHAMGVLLHPLGHNANEIIETVALMLHIGVMLAFLLIVLHSKHLHIFLAPINVTFKRLPDGLGPLLPMESDGKPIDFENPSEDAVFGRGKIEDFTWKAMLDFATCTECGRCQSQCPAWNTGKPLSPKLVIMDLRDHWMAKAPYLLGEKSAEPLEGLDLETPHEEGHHVPESGFGRVPGHGPEQAARPLVGTAEQGGVIDPDVLWSCVTCGACVEQCPVDIEHVDHIVDMRRYQVMMESEFPSELSVLFKNLENKGNPWGQNASDRTNWIDEVDFDVPVYGEDVESFDGFEYLFWVGCAGAYDDKAKKTTKAVAELLAVAGVKFLVLGTGETCNGDSARRSGNEFLFQQLAAQAVETLDGLFEGVQAVDRKIVVTCPHCFNTIGKEYRQLGSNYAVLHHTQLLNRLVREKKLVPVTPVSQDITYHDPCYLGRHNKVYEAPRELIGAAGANLTEMPRHADRSFCCGAGGARMWMEEHIGKRINHERVDEALATNAAAVATACPFCRVMVTDGVNDRQEESGRTGVEVLDVAQLLLGSLDHDKAKLPTKGTAAKQAQARAPKAAPKAAAPSVPAEAPAQTLTEAPQAPAPAAPAAPAKGLGMAAGAKRPGAKKAAAPAAEAAKTAEAPTPAAPVKGLGMAAGAKRPGAKKQAAAPQAQAAPAAPPAQTPAAPAAPVKGLGIAAGAKRPGAKKSTAKAEAAAATAPAEPEPEAKTETKPEPEPSAKVDGATAPPAAPVKGLGIARGARPPGKR, encoded by the coding sequence GTGACCACGCAGACGCTCATCAGGCTGGTCCTAGGCCTGGGCATGACCGCGGTCGTCGCCGCGTTCGCTCTGCGGCGAGTCTTTTGGCTGTACAAGCTGACGATGTCCGGCCAGCCGGCCAGCGGGCGCACCGACCAGCTGGGCAGCCGCATCTGGACCCAGATCGCCGAGGTGTTCGGACAACGCCGGCTGCTGAAGTGGTCATTACCGGGTTTGGCGCACTTCTTCACCATGTGGGGCTTCTTCATCCTGCTCACGGTCTATATGGAGGCCTACGGTGTGTTGTTCCAGCCGAACTTCCACCTCCCGATCATCGGCCGCTGGGACGGGTTGGGCTTCCTGCAGGACTTCTTCGCGCTGGCCGTGCTGACCGGCATCGTCACGTTCGCGATCATCCGGATGCGCAGCGAGCCGAAAGAATACGGGCGCCAGTCGCGCTTCTACGGATCACACACCGGCGGTGCGTGGCTGATCCTGTTCATGATCTTCAACGTCATCTGGACGTACGCCATCTTCCGCGGGGCGTCGGCGAATGCGCTCGGCGACGAGTTCCCCTACGGCAAGGGTGCATTTTTCTCCCACGCCATGGGCGTACTGCTACATCCGTTGGGCCACAACGCCAACGAAATCATCGAGACCGTCGCGCTGATGCTGCACATCGGCGTCATGCTCGCCTTCCTGTTGATCGTGCTGCATTCCAAGCACCTGCACATCTTCCTGGCGCCCATCAACGTCACGTTCAAGCGGTTGCCCGACGGGTTGGGACCACTGCTGCCGATGGAGTCCGACGGCAAGCCGATCGATTTCGAGAATCCCAGCGAAGACGCCGTTTTCGGCCGCGGCAAGATCGAGGACTTCACCTGGAAGGCGATGCTCGACTTCGCCACGTGCACCGAGTGCGGACGCTGCCAGTCCCAATGCCCCGCTTGGAACACCGGCAAACCCCTGTCACCAAAGCTCGTCATCATGGATCTGCGCGACCACTGGATGGCCAAAGCGCCCTATCTCCTGGGTGAGAAGAGCGCGGAACCGCTCGAGGGCCTCGACCTCGAGACGCCCCACGAAGAGGGCCACCATGTGCCGGAGTCGGGATTCGGCCGGGTACCCGGACACGGGCCCGAGCAGGCGGCCCGTCCACTTGTTGGAACCGCGGAACAAGGCGGGGTGATCGACCCCGACGTGCTGTGGTCATGCGTCACGTGCGGGGCCTGCGTAGAGCAGTGCCCGGTGGATATCGAGCATGTCGATCACATCGTGGATATGCGCCGCTACCAGGTGATGATGGAGTCGGAGTTCCCCTCCGAGCTGTCCGTGCTGTTCAAAAACCTGGAAAACAAGGGCAACCCGTGGGGGCAGAACGCATCGGACCGGACCAACTGGATCGACGAGGTCGACTTCGACGTTCCCGTCTACGGCGAGGACGTGGAGAGCTTCGACGGCTTCGAATACTTGTTCTGGGTGGGCTGCGCCGGCGCCTATGACGACAAGGCGAAGAAGACCACCAAGGCCGTCGCCGAACTGCTCGCCGTCGCCGGGGTGAAGTTCCTGGTGCTGGGTACCGGGGAGACCTGCAACGGCGACTCGGCGCGCCGGTCGGGCAACGAGTTCCTGTTCCAGCAATTGGCCGCCCAAGCCGTTGAGACGTTGGACGGGCTGTTCGAGGGTGTTCAGGCCGTCGACCGAAAGATCGTGGTCACCTGCCCACACTGCTTCAACACCATCGGCAAGGAGTACCGGCAGCTCGGGAGCAACTACGCCGTCTTGCACCACACCCAGCTGCTCAATCGCCTGGTGCGCGAAAAGAAGCTAGTCCCCGTCACCCCCGTTTCTCAGGACATCACCTACCACGACCCGTGCTACCTGGGCCGCCACAACAAGGTCTACGAGGCGCCGCGTGAGCTGATCGGGGCCGCCGGAGCCAACCTCACCGAAATGCCACGCCACGCCGACCGCAGCTTCTGCTGCGGCGCGGGCGGCGCGCGCATGTGGATGGAAGAGCACATCGGGAAGCGGATCAACCATGAACGCGTCGACGAGGCACTAGCCACCAACGCCGCCGCCGTGGCCACCGCGTGCCCATTCTGCCGGGTGATGGTCACCGACGGTGTCAACGACCGGCAGGAAGAAAGCGGTCGCACCGGGGTCGAGGTGCTCGATGTGGCCCAGCTGCTGCTCGGATCGCTCGACCACGACAAGGCGAAGCTGCCGACGAAGGGTACCGCTGCGAAACAGGCTCAGGCGCGCGCCCCGAAGGCCGCTCCCAAGGCCGCCGCGCCGAGCGTGCCCGCCGAAGCACCGGCGCAGACCCTCACCGAGGCACCCCAAGCGCCCGCACCCGCCGCGCCGGCCGCACCCGCGAAAGGGCTGGGCATGGCCGCCGGGGCCAAGCGACCCGGCGCCAAGAAGGCGGCGGCTCCAGCCGCAGAGGCGGCCAAGACGGCCGAGGCTCCAACACCCGCCGCACCCGTCAAGGGTCTGGGCATGGCCGCCGGCGCCAAGCGACCCGGCGCCAAAAAGCAAGCCGCCGCACCCCAAGCCCAGGCGGCCCCGGCGGCGCCGCCAGCACAGACCCCCGCCGCACCCGCCGCACCGGTCAAAGGGCTCGGTATTGCCGCGGGCGCCAAGCGCCCGGGAGCCAAGAAGAGCACTGCGAAAGCGGAGGCTGCCGCGGCGACCGCACCCGCCGAGCCGGAACCCGAAGCAAAGACGGAAACCAAGCCGGAACCGGAGCCTTCGGCG